ATGTTACTGTTAGGACAGTGGGAGATTGCAGATCCTGTTTCATGAAAGATCTCCAGTTCTTCATCGGTTAGGTGACACCCGTGGGCCATTACAGTCTGCAATAATCCCACCATCACTgttaccatcatcatcatcatcatcagtttaCATGATTTAATTCCATTCCAATCCAAtccaatttttttctttttgctaaCATTTTGGTATGGGggacacatattcactattaactctTAATCTACCGCTtattaaaggtggtacagaggatgttttgttttataaatttttgcaatattacttgaaactgtctttactaactgataaaagactatttattaggtgcactgaaaggaataatattaatatacatcatctgtgcatgaggtagggccttaaaaacatcagccaatcgtttacgcgatcatcacgtaaacgattggccctctggcttgtcaatcactgccattgtgagaggcgtgcgcggattggccctctggcttgtcaatcactgccgtgacgttccttgtgagagacgcgcggctgcgcacgctagtaactttccacactccgcatgcaatgtttttgtcaggagacaggagtaacaactgcagattatgagtcacctgcaGTGAGttcgacataatgaatccactaagtgtgtgcgcgtcttaacgattgtaaggccgattatgaatgtaaattgatacttatgactgatcgcgctcaaacgcgtccagtcagagccagttgcgttcagtctgcgattacagtcggtgttcaaattccatgtgaaagaatataaatctgcttcaggagcaggaaacaattgctgtatgttgagcacagtcagaatgttttagctagtcgttaaatgtgtgcccggcttaataacacagcgaatgcccgtggtaaacaaacactcgtgcacgagttttgggaggcgttcacttgaaatgagctgtgaaggaggggggttgttcttccacatgcgctcatttcaaaaactcagtcgacgaaaacatcccctgtaccacctttaatagtaaggtagttgtagcatttaaatttaggtatggggtaggatttagggatgtagaatatggtaattcagaataaggcattaatatgtgctttataagtactaataaacagccaatattcaagctaataagcaactagttaaaagtgagaatggttccccatactaaagtgttatattttattttcaattctgCAAAAATTCAATTTAACTACTACTGTAGAGTACTTTTAAAAAGGCCCAGTAATTGGAAAGGTGCTttgtaatcaaaataacttttccATACATTTCAGAATAGCAATGAAtaaatcattcttttgagtAAGTTCGTCGAAAAGAACCAAATTAAAAGAATGATTCATTAACTGATAACTTGCTTAACTCAGTAATCCAAAACTTAAAACTGAGCTATTCTGATTtgattcaaatgtttaaatgctTTACTCCACAAGGGGGaggtaaataataaaaaaaaaaaatgagtaaataataaaTTTTTTGGTGAATAATTCCATTAAATCATAGGGCTCATAAGTCAGAAATAAGATTGGCACTtagttctatatatatatatatatatatatatatatatatatatatatatatatatatagatcatTGTGGACGAGTTCTTCAGTGCAGTGTACGCTCAAACAAATGACAATGGGTTCCACTGTACTGAACCCTTGATCACAAACTCATATTACAAATCACATGATTCAGAATCTCTCATGCAAGCCCTTTACATCCACAGGGCTAAtggcaacaaaacaaaacactgaaaaAGCCCTTCTACATTAAAACATTGGTTCATCAGATATGTTCAGCTTTATATGAAGATTTCATAAATCTCAATGCAGAAACATACCTTCAGATAAAGCAGTTTTCCAATAATGAATATATTTGAAATGGGATTACAGAAGAAACCGCTGACATTTGTTTATGTCATGCATAGACTTCAGACCCTAACTTGGACTCTGTATACAGTCATTAAAGCTATATGTTGCAAGTTGCAACACAAGTCAGAACTGATCACAACATAAAATCATAATACAATGAATCAGTAACAATTATAAAATTGTCTGTAAAATTATAGACTAATATATAAGACTGATATGTAAGATATATTTCATTAGGAATTTAATGTATGACGACAATCTCTGAGTACCACTCACCCTATCTGTAAGTAGATTGTGCTTGAGGTAAACATCAGTGTAGGATTTGCAGCCTGGAAACAATGTCTTCACAAGCTCCACTTCCTCTTTGTTCTCACTGATGTGACTCTATAGGTTTAATTAATGCCAAAAAACAGGTGTTAGTCATTTTACTCTTCATCTATTAGTGTTTATCCAATGAGTTACAGCAGCTTAACTgttaattaatcaaaattattGAGTTTGGaatttctgtttataatatttatagttaatatttatttttttagagcaAAATTGCAACAAATATTCCCTACTTTAAATTTGGAGTGAATATCTGAATGTGTGCATAATTCTTAGAAATATACAAGCAGAATGTAAACTTTCATCTTAAGGTCAATGGCCAGTACACAAAGATGAACACACCTAGTTCACTTCATGATTTCACAAGCCTTTCACAAGAATTCAGAACACGAAGAGCTGACATTTAACACCATAACAAGTACTATGGCCAGCATGTGTCAGTCAAAAACACTTTTAGTCATCATGTTTCAACCATGTCATGTGAATAATGTCATAATCCAGCTGAATGTTAATTGTATGTTCTTTTACCTTTGCAAATCCCTGTTTTTAAGTTGGCATTAATGTGTGGAAGGAGGACAAACCTGAATGTGAAGCTTGTTGTTATTGGCAATTTCACCCAATTCACTAAGTAGTGAAGCAGAACAGGAGGGAGCGAATCGAGGAGTGACCACAGGCTTAACATTCGGGTACTAAAACAGATAatacagttttattttcatattcacAGAGCCTAGAAAAATGTAGATAAAAATGCTAAACTCTGATATCATGtctagttttggttttgtttcatgtttcaTGTCTTATGAAACTTCAAACGTTGCAGTTTAGTCACAGTCATGTTTCCTGGGATGCGTTCATccccgacaaaacgttgcaaaacgttttttaaacagaaacgatggtgcgttgaacaccctgttctgatgactCAAGGATTGTAATTACGGcagccattctttgtgttctgtttgaagaattttcagagcctgatgaaatcggaataaatacgtgtttaatactgcaaaatacacttaatgttacagtcactgcccttgctgTCCGGAATAAAACATCTTAAAagagtgaagggatttgtggaaactgtggttcCTAATTATTGTGATCCAACATTTGTCTTTGTTTATGAAAGTATCACACcacaatacaatagcaaaatatataagtatagtatttttatgttacattaatcaGTGTCTAGCACATCTTCCTAAGGGAAGGATATGGACCAGAAGGCATTGCAATTACTAAATGATATTTAGACAGACTTAAAGAAGTTCCAGATCTATACTTGTGCTcttatttaagttattttgcCATTAGTGTAAATAAACATGTGCAAACAACATACTTGTTTagatatttattacatttacgAGCTGTTtctttaataccgcgtggtttatatgcatgttgttgctgattgggctgacatttttgacacacccaccaaacaagagaaaacgtatctaAACCTGTTACaaggaaacatgtcgttcaacaaggaaaccgtagcaaaacgttgcgcaccggtttgagcttgaacgtgcccctggTTTGCCACTGTGATTCCCTTGTCCTCATGTGACCATGTCATGTGCTTCCCAAGTCTCATGTGTTATGTTGTCATTGGTTAATTGTCTTCATTAGGTTCACAGGTGTGTCACTAGTCCTTGTGTATTGAAGCCCCCATGTTTGCCATGCGTCTCGGTCTTGTATTGTCCGCGTAACCACTATTTGGTAAGTGTTTTTCTAGCCATGTTTGCCATACCATACCACGGCAAGTCTAGTCTTTGTATAGTTTGATCTTGTTCATGTTGGGATGTAATAAAAACTGCACCTGGGTTCTATCAACTAGTCATCAGTGGACTTGCTTACTTCTGATCAGCATAACAACTAGCGTTATACAATTTAATGAATAAGAATGAACCTGTTTATTTACCTCCTTTTTGAGAAGCTCTttgatgaaactgcaaaaagACAAGAGAAAGCAGAATTATATCCTCAAGTTCATTGATCAGATCAGGTCTATATCAGGTTCTGACAGCAAATCAgtcatttacactgaaaaaaatctaGCTTCTGTtttgttaaacacattttaaagtttaaaggttatatttatatgaaatgtatttttgaaagtaaattatataatacacCATTAACCTGTAAAGTGGACAGTATGAGTTTGCTTTTTATAAAGCACGAAAtcgaatacttccctactatatagtatgcaaaACGTAGTacagattagattagattagataaatactttatttatcCTTTTATGGAAATTCAAGACTACACCAAGTTCAGTACGCCAgcagagtagtatgtccgaattcatagtattcgaaaaacagtaggtgaaGAGTCTCCGGATGACCTACTAGTTCCGGAGATTCTGAAACGCGCATTCACTGGACACTTCACTATTCTGTCAGGCCACGGGAAGGGATTTATGAATTGGCACAGGAGCAACGCAACTGACACTGGAATGTcacgtgacagtaacaacatggcggatgtagtatgtctgaatttaATTCATACTACCCACATTCATTCTATATAGAATGCACTTTTTAGCTGAAAAAAGttagttcaaattcaaatgtagtacttACTCAGacagtatgcgatttcagatgcaCTTTGAATCTCATATTGTTGCATCTATTACTGAGCATGCCCATTGGAATAGCATTATGGCTGGAGGAAATAACCATAATCTTTTGCActtcaattttaattttgtgtttgGTCAAAACACGGGGAATTGAGGATGCGTACATTTAATCATTCCTTAAAATTAAAGGATAACATCTATTTAGTGTTTCTGATGATGTTTTatcattgaataaaatgtaagtcaccATTAGCAACTATTAACTGTTAAggattattgaatttaatagaaTTTAATAGATAAACATGCGGTTTGTGAAATGTTCCTTCTTAATATTAGAATAATGGTTTACTTAacttttaacaaatattaaatgtacatGCTGAGGAAGGGTGAGTGAACtggttaataaattaaaaaaatgagttaggACAACTACAACTTCTAAagttatttagatttttttgcagctgggtgctttatttttttaaagctaactcaactttttattttttacagtgtacatgaGGTTATTGACACTATTGTGTAAGTATAGTCACACAGTCCTCCAAAACTCACCGATCTGTCTCCGCTTTACATTCAGCTGGACTTTCTTTGTACTGTGGAACTGCAGAATTGCAGTCCATGCAAACTTTACCCACTAAAGCTCTCTGTCCAAACTTATCTGGAGGGAAAGGGgaaaaatactgtatatcacGATCTTAAATCAATGATTGATTATTTATCTTGTGAGATAATGATTAAATACAGCAACATAGAGGacagaggatttttttttttagatgataTTAAAGTTTAGACAGATTCTAATTTTACTTCACAGAATGATAGGTCACATCTATGTTGTTACATAatataaaaaagcaaacataaacaaatgCAGTTACTCAACAGACTGGCAAGAACAAGAACTAAGACAATATAGGATAAAGCAAGACAAACTCCAAAGGTTAGAGAAAGGATGTGTTTGTACTTGCTACCCCAGACGCTACCCAACCAGTCACAGGGGAAATTCTGTAaacatgtgtatgtgtgtttccTTGGTTGCATGTGTTGTACCTGTGAGTTCTCCGAGCAGAAGGGATGCATCAGTGTGTATTGTGGCAAAATAACAAGCAGTGGTGGTGCCGTTCTTTAAGGTTCTTCTCTTCAATGCCAAACAGTCAACGGGGGGAAAAAGGAAAATTAAATTTGCAATATACATTCCATATCAATGATTTGCCTTATTTggcaaataaaatgttttcatttagtTGTATTGGTTTAATTAAACTTTGTTTAGtcaatttaaataaacttaCCACAACTTTAGTGTAGACATTATTGGCAAAATCCAAGTCTTTATACTTGGCTTCCACAGGGAAAGTGTAAGTGTTGAGCCACTCCAACAGAGGCAGATCTAAGGCAGTGCCAGTATAGCTATACTGAGATGCATGGATGTGTGTATCAACCATTCCTGGCATAAGAAACTCACTGAAGAGCAAAATTGAATGCTAAATGAGTAAAATAAAGCACTGGCACTACAGAATAGTAATGGATATGGAAAGATTTCTAGCTATAATGCATGCTCATTATTCTACAAATATTGACCTTAAAGCTGGTTTACAAAAGGCATTGGCTTTTTGTTGTTACTGCTGAATTGTTGTTCTGAACTTATGTATGACTGTATGCACCCTGATCAGACTTATGTAAGAGTTATGAATGTTAGAGTAGACTAGAATATATGCAATTCGTATTGACAAATGTACTCACTATTGTCCGAGCTGTTTTACGTCTGAAGTTTCAAACCCCCATAATTTTGAAAGACTGACCAATTGTTCATCTTTTTCAATAAATGCAATCTGTTCAGAGAGAAAACAAAGGAATTATAAAGAAATAGTATGATATATACGTATAGCTTCATACATCAGGACAGCCATATATCTTCGAATGAACATGAAAATGAAACGATACAATTTGtgaatgaaaattaaataaacaaacctTCCCCTCATCGTCGACTCCTAAGACAGAGCTTTCCAGTATTTCTACTGCATCTCGAGGTGTGGAGTGCACAAATGTCCCCCTGAAGACGTGCGCAATGCGCGCGGTGGTGTCGTTCTGACGCATGATTTGCACAGATTTTCAAATGTGACTTCTCTGAACTTTTATATGACAGGAGGCATTGCAGAACTGCTGGGAGGTGTATACTACTGTCATAAAATGGTAATCATTACAACAGATCCAAGCACGTCATAGCGTCAATCCAATCAAACTCTCATGCGCCGTTGGGGCGTTGTGCAATTGGTGTTCTCGAACCAACGCCTGTTGATTTTGATTTATTAACTTGCTACAGTAATACAAgtaataatactaatactactaataaatatttttaaaataagaaaatgaaAGCGTTTTTTCTAACGTAGCTATATCATAATGTTACACAATGTTCATAATGTAGTATCCCCTGTatgctgtttaataataataataataattaataataaaaatgtttattaataataataataatgttcataatgttacaaactCTCACTGGGCACGTGGTCATGGTGATGTATAAGCAGTATAGCAGGTGTGCAGAGGGTCTTGTGTCAGAATTATGATAAACTgttgtattaaaaataataaattatacatacattttcaacagTCAATAATTAAACAGTGCAATCAGTATGAGATTCTAAAATTCATTGGGTTATGTTATAGTTTTACAAcaaatgaactgaactgaaagtgcttttgaaatgttttgtttggctgtgcatttatataaaaatgaaacaaattagAAGTACTTCCTGTAGCTCACTGTATGTTTGAACAATAGTTCAAGGTATTACTGTAGGggaattttacagtaaaatgccCAAAAGACCAGATATGATGAATTAAGACCCGGAgtcagagtttaaaaaaataaatagaagagaattttactgaagaatagtatcagcagaagccagtttcaagtctcacaaggagtttgTCGGCCactctgcgtacattcacattcCCACAACAATTATAGAGTCCACTTgaaatgattctgattggctaagaaaaatagacaaaattagtaatcttccacacatggacagatagtcaaaagtccatccatccatccatccatcacaatGCTGACGATCGGTCCCTGAACTTAGGCACAGGATGTCCTGTTAAGTCATGAAAACGCATCTGCAGGTCTCAAGCAGAGTGCCAATTGTCCATTGATATCAATACAGGACCTGTCATGATCgctagtgagagtgccctatcagccactagagggcactccatcccggactcttgttttcaccccttggacttcattacccataacacacttcccggactcattatcccatgtcattacacccagctgttttgtgtttcctcattagtgtctgtctatttatactcagttgtttctgtccttggttgtggtttgttataatttgttacgtgcacttttgTTGTTGGTCTTCTGTTTGATTGGATTGTGCTGTggagtttgacccttgcctgttttgTGATATACACCTGTGGATTACCAAATAAGTGCTGCGCTTGGATCCTAACATCTTGTTTCTGTGTGCAAccgtgacagaacaaaccaccaTTTAACAGATCCAGCGGCATGAGTTTTCGGATTATTCCCCCAGCCTCCATTGGGGAGCGGATGGCTTTACTTCGGGCGGTGGTGGCTCCACGTCAGGAGGGAAGGGAGGTAGGGTGTTTTGCCCAGTTTTTCTGGACTATGGCGAGAGGGCTGTGGTATAATGATGAGGCACAAAAAGGGATTTTTAATGGATGCCTCGATGACCCTCTGCCTCAGTGGGAGTTGGAGGGGCTTCAAATCCTGGATTTTTGGGGCTTTGTCAAATATCTCGGCCATAGAAGCCAGTGGGCAACACATGTTCAGCCAGAGGCCGCTCCAACCCGTGTGTctgctccagagcctgctctaGCCCGCGAGGTCGCTCCCGAATCCACAGAGGAGGTGGGCACGGAGTCACCGCCTCACTCTCgtaaaaggaggaagaggaggaggaaggcttcaGTCATCCCTCAAGGCCtggaggccttcccagagcccgcCCCAGCCAAGGAATCCGCCCCAGCCAGGGAAtctgctccagtcagtgagtccactccagagtccactccagccagtgagccagCTCCAGCCTGTGAGTTCGCTtcagagtccactccagccagtgag
This DNA window, taken from Megalobrama amblycephala isolate DHTTF-2021 linkage group LG4, ASM1881202v1, whole genome shotgun sequence, encodes the following:
- the gda gene encoding guanine deaminase, coding for MRQNDTTARIAHVFRGTFVHSTPRDAVEILESSVLGVDDEGKIAFIEKDEQLVSLSKLWGFETSDVKQLGQYEFLMPGMVDTHIHASQYSYTGTALDLPLLEWLNTYTFPVEAKYKDLDFANNVYTKVVRRTLKNGTTTACYFATIHTDASLLLGELTDKFGQRALVGKVCMDCNSAVPQYKESPAECKAETDRFIKELLKKEYPNVKPVVTPRFAPSCSASLLSELGEIANNNKLHIQSHISENKEEVELVKTLFPGCKSYTDVYLKHNLLTDRTVMAHGCHLTDEELEIFHETGSAISHCPNSNISICSGMLNVRNVLNHRVKLGLGTDVAGGYSPSMLDAMRRTLDTSKALTIQDPQHQTLTFEEVFRLATLGGSEALSLDEQIGNFVVGKDFDALRVNVCVPDGPIDLFSDESPKVILEKFLNLGDDRNITEVYVSGRQVVPFPDT